Proteins from a genomic interval of Lolium perenne isolate Kyuss_39 chromosome 1, Kyuss_2.0, whole genome shotgun sequence:
- the LOC127306459 gene encoding AAA-ATPase At2g46620 — MPLPDVVGVLAYAALAAVALRAVLSYKSAAHAARRLWRWADEWAQAYQYYDVPRLVAAGDAAENPLFRKAAAYVSSLPSLEDADAACLLSSPTKTNDFSLQLGPGHTAHDAFLGARLAWTNAGADRLVLRVRRHDRTRVLRPYLQHVESVADEMELRRRELRLYANSGSSDGAAPRWASAPFTHPATLDTVAMDPDLKARVRADLETFLKGRAYYHRLGRVWRRSYLLYGQHGTGKSTFAAAMARFLGYDVYDVDLSRAGTDDDLRAMLLDTAPRSLILVEDLDRYLRGGGSDGETSAARAARVLGFMDGLSSCCGEERVMVFTMSGGKDGVDPAVLRPGRLDVHIHFTLCDFEGFKALASNYLGLKDHKLYPQVEEGFHAGARLSPAELGEIMLANRASPSRALRTVISALQHVAAPPARTSSAAAARPPRLSSRLSGHLDEPNTAASESNAASLSPGGFGKETPMREFKKLYGLIKIRSRKEGGVVPVDDTAGSPHRRVSDASATEKDR; from the coding sequence ATGCCGCTGCCGGACGTCGTCGGCGTCCTGGCCTACGCCGCCCTGGCCGCGGTCGCGCTGCGGGCCGTGCTCTCCTACAAGTCGGCGGCGCACGCGGCGCGCCGGCTCTGGCGCTGGGCCGACGAGTGGGCCCAGGCCTACCAGTACTACGACGTGCCGCGGCTCGTCGCCGCCGGCGACGCGGCCGAGAACCCGCTCTTCCGCAAGGCGGCGGCCTACGTGTCGTCGCTGCCCTCCCTGGAGGACGCGGACGCCGCCTGCCTGCTCTCCTCCCCGACCAAGACCAACGACTTCTCGCTGCAGCTCGGCCCGGGACACACCGCGCACGACGCCTTCCTCGGCGCGCGCCTCGCCTGGACCAACGCCGGCGCCGACCGCCTCGTCCTGCGCGTGCGCCGCCACGACCGCACCCGCGTGCTGCGGCCCTACCTCCAGCACGTCGAGTCCGTCGCCGACGAGATGGAGCTCCGCCGCCGCGAGCTCCGCCTCTACGCCAACTCCGGTAGCTCCGACGGCGCCGCACCGCGCTGGGCGTCCGCGCCTTTCACCCACCCTGCCACGCTCGACACGGTGGCCATGGACCCGGACCTCAAGGCCCGCGTCCGCGCCGACCTCGAGACCTTCCTCAAGGGCCGCGCATACTACCACCGCCTCGGCCGCGTCTGGCGCCGGAGCTACCTGCTCTACGGCCAGCACGGCACCGGCAAGTCCACCTTCGCCGCCGCCATGGCCAGGTTCCTCGGCTACGACGTCTACGACGTCGACCTCTCCCGCGCCGGCACCGACGACGACCTCCGCGCCATGCTCCTCGACACCGCCCCGCGCTCGCTCATCCTCGTCGAGGACCTCGACCGCTACCtccgcggcggcggcagcgacggGGAAACCTCCGCCGCCAGGGCCGCCAGGGTGCTCGGCTTCATGGACGGGCTCTCCTCCTGCTGCGGCGAGGAGCGCGTGATGGTCTTCACCATGAGCGGCGGCAAGGACGGCGTGGACCCGGCCGTGCTGCGGCCGGGCCGGCTGGACGTGCACATCCACTTCACCCTCTGCGACTTCGAGGGCTTCAAGGCGCTCGCCAGCAACTACCTCGGCCTCAAGGACCACAAGCTCTACCCGCAGGTCGAGGAGGGCTTCCACGCCGGCGCGCGCCTTAGCCCCGCCGAGCTCGGCGAGATCATGCTCGCCAACCGCGCCTCCCCGAGCCGCGCGCTCCGCACCGTCATCAGCGCGCTGCAGCACGTCGCGGCGCCGCCTGCCAGAACCAGCTCCGCGGCCGCGGCTCGCCCGCCCAGGCTCAGCTCAAGATTATCCGGCCACCTCGACGAGCCCAACACGGCCGCGTCCGAGTCCAACGCGGCGAGCCTGTCGCCAGGCGGGTTCGGGAAGGAGACGCCCATGCGAGAGTTCAAGAAGCTCTACGGCCTGATCAAGATCAGGAGCCGCAAGGAGGGCGGCGTCGTGCCGGTGGACGACACGGCGGGCTCGCCGCACAGGCGGGTCAG